One Citrobacter amalonaticus genomic window carries:
- the sfsA gene encoding DNA/RNA nuclease SfsA, producing the protein MQFTPPLQRATLVQRYKRFLADVITPDGTELTLHCPNTGAMTGCATPGDTVWYSTSENSKRKYPHTWELTQTQTGALICVNTLWANRLTKEAIEQGRVSELSGYSTLKSEVKYGAERSRIDFMLQADSRPDCYIEVKSVTLAEKDFGYFPDAITERGQKHLRELMSVAAEGKRAAIFFAVLHSAITRFSPARHIDAKYAQLLFEAQRKGVEILVYKAELSADSMTLIEPLTVTL; encoded by the coding sequence ATGCAATTTACTCCTCCTCTCCAGCGCGCGACGCTGGTTCAGCGGTATAAACGCTTTTTAGCCGATGTGATCACACCTGACGGGACTGAACTCACGCTACACTGCCCCAACACCGGGGCGATGACCGGGTGTGCAACGCCCGGCGATACGGTCTGGTATTCGACGTCGGAGAATAGTAAACGCAAATATCCGCACACCTGGGAATTAACGCAAACCCAGACGGGCGCGTTAATTTGTGTGAATACGTTGTGGGCTAACAGGCTGACGAAAGAGGCCATTGAACAGGGGCGAGTTTCAGAACTTTCAGGTTATTCCACGCTGAAAAGCGAAGTAAAATACGGCGCCGAACGGAGCCGCATCGATTTTATGTTACAGGCAGATTCGCGGCCTGACTGCTATATTGAAGTGAAATCGGTAACGTTAGCGGAAAAGGATTTTGGTTATTTTCCCGATGCCATCACTGAACGAGGTCAGAAACATCTTCGGGAACTGATGAGCGTAGCGGCTGAGGGCAAACGCGCAGCGATTTTCTTTGCCGTCCTGCACTCCGCCATTACACGGTTTTCACCCGCGCGCCATATTGACGCGAAATATGCGCAACTATTGTTCGAAGCACAGCGTAAGGGGGTAGAAATTCTGGTTTATAAAGCGGAACTTTCTGCCGATAGTATGACTCTGATAGAGCCATTAACTGTCACTTTATAG
- the thpR gene encoding RNA 2',3'-cyclic phosphodiesterase, with protein sequence MSEPKRLFFAIELPATVREQIISWRAAHFPPEAGRPVAAENLHLTLAFLGDVSADKQQALIALAGRIRQPGFTLNLDDAGQWLRSRVVWLGTRQSPRGLLQLANILRAQAARSGCYQSPQPFHPHVTLLRDASHAVAIPPPGFGWSFPVTEFALYASSFSRGRTRYAKLQRWMLTD encoded by the coding sequence ATGTCTGAGCCGAAACGGCTGTTCTTTGCCATCGAACTGCCTGCTACCGTACGTGAGCAAATTATCTCGTGGCGAGCGGCGCATTTCCCCCCTGAAGCGGGGCGACCGGTCGCGGCCGAAAACCTACATTTAACGCTGGCGTTTTTAGGCGATGTGAGCGCTGACAAACAACAGGCGCTGATCGCCCTTGCCGGACGCATTCGCCAGCCCGGTTTTACGCTCAATCTCGATGATGCCGGGCAGTGGTTACGCTCTCGCGTCGTCTGGCTGGGGACGCGTCAGTCCCCGCGTGGGCTGTTGCAACTGGCCAATATCCTGCGAGCCCAGGCGGCGCGCAGCGGTTGTTACCAGAGTCCGCAGCCGTTTCATCCTCACGTAACGCTGCTGCGCGATGCCAGTCACGCCGTGGCGATCCCGCCGCCTGGCTTTGGTTGGTCATTTCCGGTGACGGAATTTGCCCTGTATGCCTCTTCTTTTTCCCGGGGACGCACGCGTTACGCCAAACTTCAGCGCTGGATGCTCACCGACTAA
- the hrpB gene encoding ATP-dependent helicase HrpB → MTSLPVAAVLPELLTALDSAPQVLLSAPTGAGKSTWLPLQFLAHKGVEGRIILLEPRRLAARNVAQRLAELLNEKPGETVGYRMRTQSCVGPATRLEVVTEGVLTRMIQRDPELSGVGLVILDEFHERSLQADLALALLLDVQQGLRDDLKLLIMSATLDNDRLQQCLPDAPVIVSEGRVFPVERRYQPLASQLRFDEAVAVASAELLRKEPGSLLLFLPGVGEILRVQEQLSSRVGSDVLLCPLYGALSLNDQRKAILPAPEGMRKVVLATNIAETSLTIEGIRLVVDCAQERVARFDARTGLTRLITQRISQASMTQRAGRAGRLEPGICLHLLAKEQAERAAAQGDPEMLHSDLSGLLMELLQWGCRDPAQLTWLDRPPAINLQAAKRLLRMLGALDGEQLSATGHKMAALGNDPRLAAMLVSASTPDDAATAAKLAAILEEPPRMGNTDLGVAFSRHQPAWQQRSQQLLKRLNVRNGEADASRIAPLLARAFADRIARRRSQDGRYQLANGMGAALDVDDALGRHEWLIAPLLLQGNASPDARILLALPLDIDALISRCPELLQQSDTIEWDEVQGTLKAWRRMRIGELTVKVQPLAKPSEDELHLAMLNGIRDKGLSVLNWTPAAEQLRLRLHCAAKWLPEYDWPAVDDRTLLATLENWLLPHMSGVHSLRGLKSLDVHQALSGLLDYSLQQRLVSSLPTHYTVPTGSRIAIRYHEDNPPALAVRMQEMFGEASTPTIAEGRVPLVLELLSPAQRPLQITRDLAAFWQGSYRDVQKEMKGRYPKHVWPDDPANTAPTRRTKKYS, encoded by the coding sequence GTGACGTCGTTACCTGTTGCTGCTGTACTCCCTGAATTGCTTACCGCCCTGGATTCTGCGCCGCAGGTTCTGCTGAGCGCGCCGACGGGCGCCGGTAAGTCAACCTGGTTGCCGCTGCAGTTTCTGGCGCATAAAGGGGTCGAAGGGCGGATTATCCTGCTGGAACCGCGTCGCCTGGCGGCACGAAACGTGGCGCAAAGGCTTGCGGAATTACTCAATGAAAAGCCCGGCGAGACGGTCGGTTACCGGATGCGGACGCAATCCTGCGTCGGGCCAGCAACACGGCTTGAGGTGGTCACCGAAGGGGTTCTGACGCGTATGATCCAGCGCGACCCGGAGCTCAGCGGCGTTGGGCTGGTGATCCTCGATGAATTTCACGAACGCAGTTTGCAGGCGGATCTCGCGCTGGCGCTGCTGCTGGATGTGCAGCAAGGGTTGCGCGACGATCTCAAACTGCTGATCATGTCCGCCACGCTGGATAACGATCGCCTGCAACAGTGCCTGCCGGATGCGCCAGTGATCGTTTCCGAAGGGCGCGTCTTCCCCGTTGAGCGTCGTTATCAGCCGCTGGCGTCGCAATTGCGTTTCGACGAAGCCGTGGCGGTCGCCAGCGCTGAACTGCTGCGCAAAGAGCCCGGCTCGCTACTGCTGTTTTTACCCGGTGTCGGGGAGATCCTGCGCGTACAGGAGCAATTAAGTTCACGAGTCGGCAGCGATGTGCTGCTGTGTCCGTTGTATGGCGCGCTGTCGCTCAACGATCAGCGCAAAGCGATTTTGCCGGCCCCGGAAGGAATGCGCAAAGTTGTGTTGGCAACCAACATTGCCGAGACAAGTCTGACCATTGAGGGGATTCGACTGGTGGTGGATTGCGCGCAGGAGCGGGTGGCGCGGTTTGATGCGCGCACCGGATTGACCCGGCTTATCACTCAGCGCATTAGTCAGGCCTCAATGACCCAGCGTGCCGGGCGTGCCGGGCGTCTGGAGCCGGGGATCTGTTTGCATCTGCTGGCGAAAGAGCAGGCGGAACGCGCGGCGGCGCAGGGGGATCCTGAGATGTTGCACAGCGATCTCTCCGGTTTGCTGATGGAGTTGTTGCAGTGGGGATGTCGCGATCCCGCGCAACTCACCTGGCTGGATCGGCCGCCTGCCATCAACTTACAGGCGGCGAAACGATTACTGCGCATGCTGGGTGCGCTGGATGGCGAACAACTTAGTGCAACGGGACATAAAATGGCGGCGTTGGGTAACGACCCGCGCCTGGCCGCGATGTTAGTCAGTGCTTCCACACCCGACGACGCAGCTACGGCGGCAAAGCTGGCAGCCATTCTTGAAGAGCCGCCGCGGATGGGCAATACCGATCTTGGTGTGGCGTTTTCCCGCCATCAGCCCGCCTGGCAGCAGCGCAGTCAGCAACTTCTTAAACGTCTGAATGTCCGTAACGGCGAAGCGGATGCGTCGCGCATCGCCCCGCTGCTGGCCCGGGCCTTTGCCGATCGTATCGCGCGTCGACGCAGCCAGGACGGGCGTTATCAACTGGCGAATGGCATGGGCGCGGCGCTGGACGTCGATGATGCGCTGGGGCGGCACGAATGGCTGATTGCGCCGCTGTTGTTGCAGGGCAACGCGTCGCCGGATGCCAGGATCCTGCTGGCGCTGCCGCTCGATATCGACGCGCTTATCTCGCGTTGTCCTGAACTGCTACAGCAGTCTGATACCATTGAATGGGATGAGGTGCAGGGGACGCTGAAAGCCTGGCGCAGAATGCGGATAGGCGAACTGACGGTTAAAGTCCAGCCGCTGGCAAAACCGTCTGAAGACGAGTTGCATCTGGCGATGCTTAACGGTATCCGTGATAAAGGTCTGAGCGTGCTCAACTGGACGCCTGCGGCAGAACAGCTGCGTTTACGTCTGCACTGTGCGGCGAAATGGCTGCCGGAGTATGACTGGCCTGCGGTGGACGATCGAACATTGCTGGCCACGCTGGAGAACTGGCTGCTGCCGCATATGAGCGGCGTGCATTCGCTGCGCGGCCTGAAATCACTGGATGTTCACCAGGCATTGAGCGGATTACTGGATTATTCCCTACAGCAACGTCTGGTGAGTTCGTTACCCACACATTACACTGTGCCGACGGGAAGCCGGATAGCCATTCGTTATCACGAAGATAACCCGCCGGCGCTGGCGGTCCGAATGCAGGAGATGTTTGGCGAGGCCAGCACGCCGACGATTGCTGAGGGCCGCGTGCCGCTGGTGCTGGAGCTCTTATCCCCCGCGCAGCGACCGTTGCAGATTACCCGGGATTTGGCCGCGTTCTGGCAAGGGTCGTATCGCGACGTGCAAAAAGAGATGAAAGGGCGCTACCCCAAACATGTTTGGCCGGACGATCCGGCGAACACGGCGCCGACGCGGCGCACCAAAAAGTATTCGTAG
- the mrcB gene encoding bifunctional glycosyl transferase/transpeptidase, which yields MAGNDREPIGRKGKTTRPVKQKVSRRQLRDDEYDDEYDDDYEDEEPMPRKGKGKGRKPRGKRGWLWLLLKIAIVFAVLLAIYGVYLDQKIRSRIDGKVWQLPAAVYGRMVNLEPEMSVSKNEMVKLLEATQYRQVSKMTRPGEFTVQANSIEMIRRPFDFPDSKEGQVRARLTFDGGRLDTIVNMDNNRQFGFFRLDPRLITMLSSPNGEQRLFVPRSGFPDLLVDTLLATEDRHFYEHDGVSLYSIGRAVLANLTAGRTVQGASTLTQQLVKNLFLSSERSYWRKANEAYMALLMDARYSKDRILELYMNEVYLGQSGDNEIRGFPLASLYYFGRPVEELSLDQQALLVGMVKGASIYNPWRNPKLALERRNLVLRLLQQQQVIDQELYDMLSARPLGVQPRGGVISPQPAFMQMVRQELQAKLGDKVKDLSGVKIFTTFDSVAQDAAEKAAVDGIPELKKQRKLSDLETAIVVVDRFSGEVRAMVGGAEPQFAGYNRAMQARRSIGSLAKPATYLTALSQPKIYRLNTWIADAPIALRQPNGQVWSPQNDDRRYSESGKVMLVDALTRSMNVPTVNLGMALGLPAVTDTWLKLGVPKEQLHPVPAMLLGALNLTPIEVAQAFQTIASGGNRAPLSALRSVIAEDGTVLYQSFPQAERAVPAQAAYMTLWTMQQVVQRGTGRQLGAKYPNLHLAGKTGTTNNNVDTWFAGIDGSQVTITWVGRDNNQPTKLYGASGAMSIYQRYLANQTPTPLTLMPPEDIAEMGVDYDGNFVCSGGMRTLPVWTSDPDSLCQQGEMMQQPTGNPFDQSSQPQQPQQQQPPKEEKKDSDGVAGWIKDMFGSN from the coding sequence ATGGCCGGGAATGACCGCGAGCCAATTGGACGCAAAGGGAAAACCACGCGTCCGGTGAAACAAAAGGTGAGCCGTCGCCAACTCAGAGATGATGAGTACGACGACGAATATGATGATGACTATGAGGATGAAGAACCGATGCCGCGTAAAGGTAAAGGCAAAGGGCGTAAGCCTCGTGGTAAGCGCGGCTGGTTGTGGCTGCTGCTGAAAATTGCGATTGTTTTTGCGGTACTGCTTGCCATCTACGGCGTTTATCTGGATCAAAAAATCCGTAGCCGTATCGATGGCAAAGTCTGGCAGTTGCCGGCGGCAGTGTATGGCCGAATGGTCAACCTTGAGCCGGAAATGTCGGTCAGCAAAAATGAAATGGTTAAGCTGCTGGAAGCCACCCAGTACCGTCAGGTCAGCAAGATGACACGTCCTGGCGAGTTTACCGTTCAGGCGAACAGTATTGAGATGATCCGTCGTCCGTTTGATTTCCCGGACAGCAAAGAGGGTCAGGTGCGCGCGCGTCTGACGTTCGATGGCGGCCGCCTGGATACCATCGTCAACATGGACAACAACCGCCAGTTCGGTTTCTTCCGTCTCGATCCGCGTTTGATCACTATGCTGTCGTCGCCAAACGGCGAACAGCGTCTGTTTGTCCCGCGCAGTGGCTTCCCGGATCTGCTGGTGGACACGCTGCTGGCGACTGAAGACCGTCATTTCTATGAGCATGACGGGGTGAGTCTGTACTCTATCGGTCGCGCGGTGCTGGCGAACCTGACCGCCGGACGCACGGTACAGGGGGCAAGTACCCTGACCCAACAGCTGGTGAAAAACCTGTTCCTCTCCAGCGAACGTTCGTACTGGCGTAAGGCTAACGAAGCCTATATGGCGCTGCTGATGGATGCGCGCTACAGCAAAGATCGCATTCTTGAGCTGTATATGAACGAGGTGTATCTCGGTCAGAGCGGTGATAATGAAATCCGCGGCTTCCCGTTGGCGAGTCTGTACTACTTTGGTCGTCCGGTAGAAGAACTGAGTCTTGATCAGCAGGCGCTGCTGGTGGGGATGGTGAAAGGGGCCTCAATCTACAACCCATGGCGCAACCCGAAACTGGCGCTTGAACGTCGTAACCTGGTGCTGCGTCTGCTGCAACAACAGCAGGTGATCGATCAGGAACTGTACGACATGCTGAGCGCGCGTCCGTTAGGCGTGCAGCCGCGCGGTGGGGTGATCTCGCCACAGCCCGCGTTTATGCAGATGGTACGTCAGGAATTGCAGGCGAAGCTGGGTGATAAAGTGAAAGATCTCTCCGGCGTGAAGATCTTCACCACCTTTGACTCTGTCGCCCAGGATGCCGCCGAGAAAGCCGCCGTTGACGGCATTCCGGAACTGAAGAAACAGCGCAAGCTGAGCGATCTGGAAACGGCGATTGTGGTGGTTGACCGCTTCAGTGGCGAAGTTCGCGCCATGGTCGGCGGCGCTGAGCCGCAGTTCGCTGGCTATAACCGCGCGATGCAGGCGCGTCGTTCGATTGGTTCACTGGCCAAACCAGCGACCTATCTGACCGCGCTGAGCCAGCCGAAAATCTATCGCCTGAATACCTGGATTGCCGATGCGCCGATTGCGCTGCGTCAGCCAAACGGCCAGGTGTGGTCGCCGCAGAACGATGACCGTCGCTACAGCGAAAGCGGAAAAGTGATGCTGGTGGATGCGTTGACGCGTTCTATGAACGTGCCGACGGTCAATCTGGGGATGGCACTCGGCTTGCCGGCTGTCACCGACACCTGGCTGAAGCTGGGCGTGCCGAAAGAGCAGTTGCATCCGGTTCCGGCTATGCTGCTGGGGGCGCTGAACCTGACGCCGATTGAAGTGGCACAGGCGTTCCAGACGATCGCCAGCGGCGGTAACCGTGCGCCGCTTTCCGCGCTGCGTTCGGTCATTGCTGAAGACGGCACGGTGCTGTATCAGAGCTTCCCGCAGGCGGAGCGTGCCGTTCCGGCGCAGGCCGCCTATATGACGCTGTGGACGATGCAGCAGGTTGTGCAGCGCGGCACCGGTCGTCAGCTTGGCGCGAAGTATCCGAATCTGCATCTGGCGGGTAAAACCGGGACCACGAACAACAACGTCGATACCTGGTTTGCCGGTATTGACGGCAGTCAGGTGACCATCACCTGGGTGGGACGCGATAACAACCAGCCGACGAAACTGTACGGGGCGAGCGGGGCGATGTCGATTTATCAGCGCTATCTGGCTAACCAGACGCCGACGCCGCTAACGCTAATGCCGCCGGAGGATATTGCGGAGATGGGCGTCGACTATGACGGCAACTTTGTCTGCAGTGGCGGTATGCGCACGTTGCCAGTCTGGACCTCCGATCCCGACTCGCTCTGCCAGCAGGGCGAAATGATGCAGCAGCCGACCGGGAACCCGTTCGATCAATCTTCTCAGCCGCAGCAACCGCAGCAGCAACAGCCGCCGAAGGAAGAGAAGAAAGACAGCGATGGCGTGGCGGGATGGATTAAGGATATGTTCGGCAGTAACTAA